Within the Deltaproteobacteria bacterium genome, the region GTGCCGCCCGAGACGGTGAAGATCAACCTCGCCATCGCCACCCTGGGCATGGAGATGATGGGGCTGCGCGACGCCCTCATGCTCGACTCGCAGCTTTCGGCCCCGGCCCACGTGATGCTGCGCGAGGAGCACCGGCGCCCGCTGAACGAGGCGCGCGAAAAGAACATCCGCGAATACCTGCAACTGCGCGACGGCCCGTTCCAGCCCGAGCCCTTCGGCCCGCGGTCGAAGCCCAGGCAGTAGGACCACCCCTGCAAGGAGACCCCCATGTCCGCGTACCAGAACCTTCTCTATGAAAAGCAGCGCAGCGGCGCGCTCATCACCTTCAACCGCCCGGACCGGCGCAACGCCCTGAGCGAGGAGCTCCTGGCGGAACTCGACGCCGCCCTGGCCGAGGCCAAGGACGACCCCGAGGTGCGCGGCGTGATCCTCACCGGCGCGGGCGGCTGCTTCTCCACCGGCGAGGACATGTCCGAGGACGGCGCCCCGGAAACCGTGTGGCCCCAAGCCCTGCCCGAAGGCGTGCCGCTCTACAAGGAGTTCGACAAGGTCCGGGACAAGGACCGCGAGGAAATCCTGCGCCGGCGCCTGTACCGCTGGGAGTATCCCAAGCCCATCATCGGCGCCGTCAACGGCTGGTGCCTGGGCACCGCTTCGTGGCTCGCCCTCACCTGCCACCTGACCGTGGCCGCGGACGACGCGGTCTTCGGCCAGCCGCAGGTGCGGCAAGCCGCCGGCACCGACTTCATCTGGGTTTTGCTCGCCGGCCCCAAGAACGCCCTGCGCTACGCCCTCACCGGCGACCACGTCGACGCCGCCGAGGCCCTGCGCATCGGCCTGGTGAACAAGGTCGTGCCGCGGGACGAACTGCTGGAGGAATGCTCCCGCATGGTCGAGCGCGTGGCCCTGGTGCCGCCCGAAACCGTCAAGATCAACCTCGCCATCGCCACCCAGGGCCTCGAAATGATGGGCCTCCACAAGGCCTGGCTCCTCAACTCCGAACTGAGCGCCATGGCCCGCCTCTCCAAGCGCGAGGAGTTCAACAAGCGCCTGGAAGACGCCCGCAAGCAAGGCGGCCTGCGCGCCTTCTTCGAAGCCCGCGACCAACCGTTCCGCCCGGAGCCGTTCGGGCCGTTCGCCAAGGGACAGTAACATCCCGGACTTGATCCGGGAGCGATCCAGGAGGGTTTGGGCGCGGTTACTTGACCGCCTCCGCCTCCTCCAACGCGCCAATCTCCTCTTTGCTCAGGCCCAGCACCTCGCCCAGCACATAAGCGTTGTGGGCGCCGATCCAGGGGGCGGGGAGGGCGGCGCTGGCCTTGGAGCGGGAGGGGATGCCGGGGAGGCCGTGGTGGGCGACGCGGCCCCAGGGGGGTTCGTCGATCTCGACGATGTGGCCGCGCTCGCGCAGGTGGAGGTCGTAGTAGAGGTCTTCGCCGGACATGGGGTTGCCGGCGGCGACGCCGGCCTGCTGGAGGCGGCGGAAGGCTTGGCGGGCGGTCTGGGTGCGGGTCCATCCCGTCAGCTTCTCGTCCAGCTCGTCGCGGTGATGGCGCCGGCCTTCCTTGGTGGCGAAGCGCGCGTCCTCGGCCCATGAGCCGGCGCCGATGACCTCGACCATGGCCTGCCACTCCTCGTCGGTCTCGCAGGCGATGATGATCCAGTCGTCATTGCCGGCGCAGGGGTAGCAGCCGTAGGGGGCGTAGGGGTCGCCCAGGATTTCGCGGTAGCCCAGCGTGTCCCACTCGTTGCCATTGACCGTGTAGTCCAGGATGGCGGGGCCGAGCATGGCGCCCTGGGCCTCGAGCATGGAGGCCTCGATGAACTGCCCTTCGCCGGTGCGTTCCTGGTGCTCCACCGCCGCGATCACGCCCAGGGTCATGGTGATGGCGCCGACGCGGTCGGGCCAAGCGATCTTGCAGCGCGCGCGCATGGGCGACTCCGGATAGCCCCACAGGCGCATGAGCCCGGTGTAGGCCAGGAGCTGCCAGCCCCATGCCACCCATGACTTGAGCGGCCCTTCCCTGCCCCAGCCGGGCATGGACACCTGGATGATGCCGGGGTTTATCTGCCGCAACGACTCGTAGTCAAAGCCGAGCCGCTCCATGACTCCCACGCTGAAGTTCTCCACCACGACCTGGGAGCGTTCCACGAGACGGCGGAACAGCTCCTTGCCCTGGTCGTGCCGCAGGTTCAGGGTGACGCCCAGCTTGGCCCGGTTCATGTCGGCGTGGACGGCGGTGAGCCGGCCCCTGGCCGCCACGGTGTTGGATTCGACCTTGAGGACCTCCGCGCCGTAGTAGCCGAGGATCTCGGTGCCCAGGGGGCCGGCGAACTGCTGCGTGAGGTCGGCCATGCGGAGCCCGGACAGCATGGGGTCGGAGGGTTCCGCCGGCCAAGCCGCCTCGGGCTTGCGCCCTTCGACTTCGCTCGGCTGCGCCTCGCTACGCTCAGGACGAACGGGTTCTCTGTCCTGAGCCTTGCCGAAGGGCTCAGCGCGAACGGCTTCTCTGTCCTGGGCTTGGTCGGAGAGCTCAGCGCGAACGGCGTCGGATTCCCTGCCCTGCTCCAGCTCGGCCAGAACCTCCTCTCGATGCTGGTCCAGCAGCGGCGCCGGGCGGCGCACCCGCATGGGCGTCCCGGAAAGGCGCATGGGGAAGCCCGGCGCCCGGTAGCGCCCGATGACCGGGTGCTCGATCTCCTGGAGCCGGGGGCGCGCGGCCAGTTGTTCCCCTTCCACGAACTGGCCCACGGTGTTGAGCGGCGCGGCCGAGAGATGCCGCCCCTGGGCCTCGGTCACGAACTCGTCCGCGGTGAAGCCGCTGATGAACTCGGCCACCACGGCGGAGGCCTCGTCGCTGCGGGCGTCGCGGTAGGCCGTGTCCTCCCATTGCGGCTCCGACAGGATGGTGCCGGGCATCCAGTTCTGGGTCAGCTCGCGCCACATGTGCGGCAGGTTGGCGGTGAAGTGGACGTAGCGCCCGTCCTTGCAGCGGTAGATGTTCGTCACGGCGCCGCCGTAGGTCTTGGCGCCGGGACGGCGCCCCATGCGGTTCTCCAGGGTGTAGCGCGCGATGGAGCTGCTGTTGGTGAAGCTCAACGCCTCCTGGAGCGAGACGTCCAGGCGCTGGCCCACGCCGCAACGCCGGCGGTGGCGCACCCCGGCCAGCGCCAGGGTCGCGGCCACGCAGCCGGCCACCTGGTAGGCCGAATGGGAGGGCGCGGTGCACGGGCCGCGCTGATCGTCGCCCTGGCTGTAGAGGAACCCTCCGGCGCCGTTGGTGATGGCGTCGCTGCTCTTGTAGTGGCGGTACCGGCCGGTGCGGCCGAAGGGCGTCAGGGACACGGTCACCAGCCCCGGGTGGTTCGCCTCGAGCCACGCGTCGGTGAATCCCCATTCCTCTAGGCGCCCGACCGGCGTGGCCTCGATAAACACGTCCGCCGAGAGCAGCAACTTCGTGAAAGTGTCCCGGTCGCCGGCGGCGGAGATATCCAGCACCAGGCTGCGCTTGTTGGTGTTGGCGTGGAGGAAGGTGAGGCTCCGCTCGACGCCTGCGACGCCGCCGGCGAAGGGCGGAAGCCTCCGTTCGGGGGCGCCCTCCGGCGGCTCCACCTTGATGACGTCGGCCCCCAGGTCTCCCAGGAGCCGGCCGGCGTAAGCCGCGGGCACGTCGCCAAGCTCCACCACTCGCAGGTGCG harbors:
- a CDS encoding enoyl-CoA hydratase/isomerase family protein, with the protein product MSAYQNLLYEKQRSGALITFNRPDRRNALSEELLAELDAALAEAKDDPEVRGVILTGAGGCFSTGEDMSEDGAPETVWPQALPEGVPLYKEFDKVRDKDREEILRRRLYRWEYPKPIIGAVNGWCLGTASWLALTCHLTVAADDAVFGQPQVRQAAGTDFIWVLLAGPKNALRYALTGDHVDAAEALRIGLVNKVVPRDELLEECSRMVERVALVPPETVKINLAIATQGLEMMGLHKAWLLNSELSAMARLSKREEFNKRLEDARKQGGLRAFFEARDQPFRPEPFGPFAKGQ
- a CDS encoding CoA transferase → MAEHEIEHQAPAALAHLRVVELGDVPAAYAGRLLGDLGADVIKVEPPEGAPERRLPPFAGGVAGVERSLTFLHANTNKRSLVLDISAAGDRDTFTKLLLSADVFIEATPVGRLEEWGFTDAWLEANHPGLVTVSLTPFGRTGRYRHYKSSDAITNGAGGFLYSQGDDQRGPCTAPSHSAYQVAGCVAATLALAGVRHRRRCGVGQRLDVSLQEALSFTNSSSIARYTLENRMGRRPGAKTYGGAVTNIYRCKDGRYVHFTANLPHMWRELTQNWMPGTILSEPQWEDTAYRDARSDEASAVVAEFISGFTADEFVTEAQGRHLSAAPLNTVGQFVEGEQLAARPRLQEIEHPVIGRYRAPGFPMRLSGTPMRVRRPAPLLDQHREEVLAELEQGRESDAVRAELSDQAQDREAVRAEPFGKAQDREPVRPERSEAQPSEVEGRKPEAAWPAEPSDPMLSGLRMADLTQQFAGPLGTEILGYYGAEVLKVESNTVAARGRLTAVHADMNRAKLGVTLNLRHDQGKELFRRLVERSQVVVENFSVGVMERLGFDYESLRQINPGIIQVSMPGWGREGPLKSWVAWGWQLLAYTGLMRLWGYPESPMRARCKIAWPDRVGAITMTLGVIAAVEHQERTGEGQFIEASMLEAQGAMLGPAILDYTVNGNEWDTLGYREILGDPYAPYGCYPCAGNDDWIIIACETDEEWQAMVEVIGAGSWAEDARFATKEGRRHHRDELDEKLTGWTRTQTARQAFRRLQQAGVAAGNPMSGEDLYYDLHLRERGHIVEIDEPPWGRVAHHGLPGIPSRSKASAALPAPWIGAHNAYVLGEVLGLSKEEIGALEEAEAVK